One Nitrospirota bacterium DNA segment encodes these proteins:
- a CDS encoding YqgE/AlgH family protein, which produces MATPLGKGIFLIAAPSLRDPNFRQTVVLLCEHGPEGALGVVVNRPTGVSVSEALPQVPVLEGQRHVLFSGGPVQPNHVLLLYRMTQEPGNTHHVFDGVYLGGDVGALERVLTEPAGTDAFRAYMGYSGWGPGQLESEMKTGSWITLPADPTVVFEKEPERVWPDIVQTLGGPYAVYAEMPADPGLN; this is translated from the coding sequence ATGGCGACTCCCCTCGGTAAAGGCATTTTCCTGATCGCGGCCCCTTCGTTGCGGGATCCGAACTTCAGGCAGACCGTGGTGTTGCTGTGCGAGCATGGGCCGGAGGGGGCGCTCGGAGTGGTGGTCAACCGCCCGACCGGCGTGTCGGTGTCGGAAGCGCTGCCGCAAGTGCCGGTTCTCGAGGGGCAGCGTCACGTGCTCTTTTCCGGGGGCCCCGTCCAGCCCAATCACGTCTTGCTCTTGTATCGGATGACACAGGAGCCAGGCAATACCCACCATGTGTTCGACGGGGTCTATCTCGGCGGCGATGTGGGTGCGCTTGAACGGGTGCTGACCGAGCCGGCCGGGACCGACGCCTTTCGGGCCTACATGGGGTATTCAGGCTGGGGGCCGGGCCAGCTTGAAAGTGAAATGAAGACCGGATCCTGGATTACCCTGCCGGCCGATCCGACCGTCGTGTTTGAAAAAGAACCGGAGCGGGTCTGGCCGGATATTGTGCAGACGCTCGGCGGTCCCTACGCGGTCTATGCCGAGATGCCGGCCGATCCAGGCCTCAACTAA